One segment of Carya illinoinensis cultivar Pawnee chromosome 1, C.illinoinensisPawnee_v1, whole genome shotgun sequence DNA contains the following:
- the LOC122283443 gene encoding metallothiol transferase FosB-like isoform X2, which produces MKESMANPLHLKSLNHISLVCRSVEESIDFYQNVLGFFPIRRPGSFDFDGAWLFGYGIGIHLLQTEDPDHNMPKKTEINPKDNHISFQCESMSTVEKKLKEMGITHVRAMVEEGGIHVDQIFFHDPDGFMIEICNCDNLPVVPLVGEMARSCSRVNLRMIQQQQQQIRVVHQ; this is translated from the exons atgaaagaaagcatGGCAAACCCTTTGCATCTCAAATCTTTGAACCACATATCACTTGTGTGTAGATCAGTTGAGGAATCCATCGATTTCTATCAGAATGTTCTTGGATTTTTCCCTATCAGGAGGCCAGGCTCGTTTGATTTTGATGGGGCATG GCTATTCGGCTACGGGATCGGAATACATTTGTTGCAAACAGAGGATCCAGATCATAACATGCCAAAGAAGACTGAAATCAACCCGAAGGATAATCATATATCTTTCCAG TGTGAGAGCATGAGCACCGTGGAGAAGAAGCTGAAGGAGATGGGGATTACTCACGTCCGGGCGATGGTGGAGGAAGGTGGGATTCACGTTGATCAAATCTTTTTTCACGACCCTGATGGCTTCATGATCGAGATATGCAACTGTGACAATCTGCCCGTCGTCCCTCTGGTGGGTGAGATGGCTCGGTCTTGCTCGCGTGTAAACCTCCGGATGATCCAGCAGCAACAGCAGCAGATCCGAGTGGTCCATCAATAG
- the LOC122283443 gene encoding uncharacterized protein LOC122283443 isoform X1 has translation MKEFHGAYRLYIEPLPFLSFRLRESRSPTLSKLLLNSISLPCLPLLLFRFRGGKTRLFGYGIGIHLLQTEDPDHNMPKKTEINPKDNHISFQCESMSTVEKKLKEMGITHVRAMVEEGGIHVDQIFFHDPDGFMIEICNCDNLPVVPLVGEMARSCSRVNLRMIQQQQQQIRVVHQ, from the exons ATGAAAGAGTTCCACGGCGCCTATAGGCTATATATTGAGCCACTACCCTTCCTTTCTTTTCGACTGCGTGAGTCAAGGAGTCCCACTCTTTCCAAACTCTTGCTTAATTCTATTTCGCTTCCCTGTTTGCCTCTTTTGCTATTTCGCTTTCGAGGAGGAAAAACGCG GCTATTCGGCTACGGGATCGGAATACATTTGTTGCAAACAGAGGATCCAGATCATAACATGCCAAAGAAGACTGAAATCAACCCGAAGGATAATCATATATCTTTCCAG TGTGAGAGCATGAGCACCGTGGAGAAGAAGCTGAAGGAGATGGGGATTACTCACGTCCGGGCGATGGTGGAGGAAGGTGGGATTCACGTTGATCAAATCTTTTTTCACGACCCTGATGGCTTCATGATCGAGATATGCAACTGTGACAATCTGCCCGTCGTCCCTCTGGTGGGTGAGATGGCTCGGTCTTGCTCGCGTGTAAACCTCCGGATGATCCAGCAGCAACAGCAGCAGATCCGAGTGGTCCATCAATAG